A stretch of the Clavibacter sp. B3I6 genome encodes the following:
- a CDS encoding undecaprenyl-diphosphate phosphatase yields the protein MSYLEAIILGLVQGLTEFLPVSSSAHLRIAGLFMGGDPGATFTAITQLGTELAVVVFFRKRIGTVLSAWFRSLRGGMPKGDPDVRMGWLVIIGTIPIGIAGYLFQDTIRSTFRSLWIVAIVLIVFGVLLGLADRYSRSDRREEDMTYGHGVSIGVAQALALVPGVSRSGATTTAARAFGYARPVAAEYSFLLAVPAVFGSGLYELVKSFDETGQAGAGQTAVATLIAFVVGLAVIAGLMRYISTRTFMPFVVYRVALGAVLLVLLGTGTIAA from the coding sequence TTGAGCTACCTCGAGGCGATCATCCTGGGCCTGGTCCAGGGATTGACCGAATTCCTGCCCGTCTCCTCGAGCGCCCACCTCCGCATCGCCGGCCTGTTCATGGGCGGCGACCCGGGTGCCACGTTCACCGCCATCACGCAGCTCGGCACCGAGCTCGCGGTCGTCGTGTTCTTCCGCAAGCGCATCGGCACGGTCCTCTCGGCCTGGTTCCGCTCGCTCCGCGGCGGGATGCCGAAGGGCGACCCGGACGTGCGCATGGGCTGGCTCGTCATCATCGGCACCATCCCCATCGGCATCGCGGGCTACCTGTTCCAGGACACGATCCGCTCCACGTTCCGCTCGCTGTGGATCGTCGCGATCGTCCTCATCGTCTTCGGCGTCCTGCTCGGCCTCGCCGACCGGTACAGCCGGAGCGACCGCCGCGAGGAGGACATGACCTACGGGCACGGCGTGAGCATCGGCGTCGCGCAGGCCCTCGCGCTCGTCCCCGGCGTCTCGCGCTCGGGCGCCACGACGACCGCCGCGCGGGCCTTCGGGTACGCCCGCCCGGTCGCCGCCGAGTACTCGTTCCTGCTCGCCGTGCCGGCCGTCTTCGGCAGCGGGCTCTACGAGCTCGTGAAGAGCTTCGACGAGACCGGGCAGGCGGGCGCCGGGCAGACGGCCGTCGCCACGCTCATCGCCTTCGTCGTCGGCCTCGCCGTCATCGCGGGCCTCATGCGCTACATCTCCACGCGCACCTTCATGCCGTTCGTGGTCTACCGCGTCGCCCTCGGCGCCGTGCTGCTCGTGCTCCTCGGCACGGGCACGATCGCGGCCTGA
- the mshC gene encoding cysteine--1-D-myo-inosityl 2-amino-2-deoxy-alpha-D-glucopyranoside ligase codes for MRAWSRPAVPAVPGEPPVPSLFDTSTGSVRPAECTGDGRVGLYVCGITPYDATHLGHASTYLAFDTLQRVWLDRGYDVAYVQNVTDVDDPLLERATATGVDWRDLAAEQVELFRTDMEALRILPPDSYVGVTEVVDEVAAAVAELVRRGTAYPVDTPDAAEPGARDLYFDVARAGETGPWSLGDESGYDRATMAVLSAERGGDPERAGKRDPLDPLLWRAERAGEPAWDSVVGRGRPGWHIECAVIALRKLDRPVTVQGGGSDLIFPHHEMSAGHASALTGEEFACVYAHTGMVAYQGEKMSKSLGNLVLVSRLRAAGVDPRAIRLALLAQHHRADWEWTDALLEESVARLAAWDAWASDDADPRTAPAVDGAGDLVQLVRERLADDLDTPGAILLLDLRVATGVPATPIEVDAVDALLGVRLGSPAA; via the coding sequence GTGCGCGCCTGGTCACGCCCCGCCGTCCCCGCCGTCCCGGGGGAGCCGCCCGTCCCGTCCCTGTTCGACACGAGCACCGGATCCGTCCGGCCCGCCGAGTGCACGGGCGACGGCCGCGTGGGGCTGTACGTCTGCGGCATCACGCCGTACGACGCCACGCACCTCGGCCACGCCTCCACCTACCTCGCGTTCGACACGCTGCAGCGCGTGTGGCTCGACCGCGGGTACGACGTCGCCTACGTCCAGAACGTGACCGACGTCGACGACCCGCTGCTCGAGCGCGCGACGGCGACGGGCGTCGACTGGCGCGATCTCGCCGCCGAGCAGGTGGAGCTCTTCCGCACCGACATGGAGGCGCTCCGGATCCTCCCGCCCGACTCCTACGTCGGCGTCACCGAGGTCGTCGACGAGGTCGCGGCCGCCGTCGCGGAGCTCGTGCGCCGGGGCACCGCGTACCCGGTCGACACCCCCGACGCCGCCGAGCCCGGTGCGCGGGACCTCTACTTCGACGTCGCGCGGGCGGGGGAGACGGGACCGTGGTCCCTCGGCGACGAGAGCGGCTACGACCGCGCGACCATGGCCGTCCTCTCCGCCGAGCGCGGCGGCGACCCGGAGCGCGCGGGCAAGCGCGACCCGCTGGATCCGCTGCTGTGGCGTGCCGAGCGCGCGGGCGAGCCCGCGTGGGACAGCGTCGTCGGCCGCGGCCGACCCGGCTGGCACATCGAGTGCGCCGTCATCGCGCTGCGGAAGCTCGACCGGCCCGTCACCGTGCAGGGCGGCGGCAGCGACCTGATCTTCCCGCACCACGAGATGTCCGCCGGCCACGCGTCGGCGCTCACGGGCGAGGAGTTCGCGTGCGTCTACGCGCACACCGGCATGGTCGCGTACCAGGGCGAGAAGATGAGCAAGTCGCTCGGCAACCTCGTGCTCGTGTCGCGCCTGCGCGCGGCGGGCGTCGATCCGCGGGCCATCCGCCTCGCGCTCCTCGCGCAGCACCACCGCGCGGACTGGGAGTGGACGGACGCGCTCCTCGAGGAGTCCGTCGCCCGCCTCGCCGCCTGGGACGCCTGGGCGTCGGACGACGCGGATCCGCGCACGGCACCCGCCGTCGACGGCGCCGGCGACCTCGTGCAGCTCGTGCGCGAGCGCCTCGCCGACGACCTCGACACCCCGGGCGCGATCCTGCTGCTCGACCTCCGGGTCGCCACGGGCGTCCCCGCCACGCCGATCGAGGTGGACGCGGTCGACGCGCTGCTCGGCGTCCGGCTCGGGAGCCCGGCCGCCTGA
- a CDS encoding PAC2 family protein translates to MADAERFVSGRLLVVAFEGWNDAGEAASGAVRALKELLDLEAVSSVDPEDYFDFQFNRPTIGFAEDGTRELEWPGATLYGPKQPRRPAQDLAADAQLGVSGDNGGSIHLLLGVEPSRHWTAFTAEVLDAARARGVEGVVLLGALLADVPHTRPISVYSSSENAGVRAELGIERSTYEGPVGILSIIAQRAEEMGLPTVSLWASVPHYVHSAPSPKATLALIDKLEEMVDVVIPRGELVEEAATWEAGVDQLAGEDEDMASYIQQLEQARDTVDSPEASGEAIAQEFERYLRRDDGPRGRGDDRPDEPWRPKDPKDQ, encoded by the coding sequence GTGGCGGATGCCGAGAGGTTCGTGAGCGGACGGCTGCTGGTCGTCGCCTTCGAGGGCTGGAACGACGCGGGCGAGGCAGCCAGCGGAGCGGTCCGGGCGTTGAAGGAGCTGCTCGACCTCGAGGCGGTGTCGTCGGTGGATCCCGAGGACTACTTCGACTTCCAGTTCAACCGCCCCACCATCGGCTTCGCGGAGGACGGCACGCGCGAGCTCGAGTGGCCGGGCGCCACGCTCTACGGCCCGAAGCAGCCGCGTCGACCCGCGCAGGACCTCGCCGCCGACGCCCAGCTCGGCGTGAGCGGCGACAACGGCGGCAGCATCCACCTCCTCCTGGGCGTCGAGCCGTCCCGGCACTGGACGGCGTTCACCGCCGAGGTGCTCGACGCGGCGCGCGCCCGCGGCGTCGAGGGCGTCGTGCTGCTCGGTGCGCTGCTGGCCGACGTGCCGCACACGCGCCCCATCTCCGTCTACTCCTCGAGCGAGAACGCCGGCGTCCGCGCCGAGCTCGGCATCGAGCGGAGCACGTACGAGGGCCCGGTCGGGATCCTCAGCATCATCGCCCAGCGCGCGGAGGAGATGGGCCTGCCCACGGTCTCGCTCTGGGCGTCCGTGCCGCACTACGTGCACAGCGCGCCGTCGCCGAAGGCCACGCTCGCGCTCATCGACAAGCTCGAGGAGATGGTCGACGTGGTGATCCCGCGCGGCGAGCTCGTCGAGGAGGCCGCCACCTGGGAGGCCGGCGTCGACCAGCTCGCGGGCGAGGACGAGGACATGGCGTCCTACATCCAGCAGCTCGAGCAGGCCCGCGACACGGTCGACTCCCCCGAGGCGAGCGGCGAGGCCATCGCGCAGGAGTTCGAGCGGTACCTGCGCCGGGACGACGGGCCGCGCGGTCGCGGCGACGACCGGCCGGACGAGCCGTGGCGGCCGAAGGACCCCAAGGACCAGTAG
- a CDS encoding HAD family phosphatase: MISNRPAAVLWDMDGTIVDTEPYWMVAEQELVGSFGGTWTHEDGLRLIGNGLPDSARILQAAGVDLPVDEIIGRLSDRVMEQILVEVPWRPGARELLRGIRDAGVPTALVTMSIGRMARQVAEAVPFDAFDRVVAGDDVTHSKPHPEAYLTAARLLGVDVRDCVAIEDSAPGVASAAASGATVIAVPHHVPLPADDAYVLWDTLAGRSLADVEAAHADRRARAASASAATRDGVRA, encoded by the coding sequence GTGATCAGCAACAGACCCGCGGCCGTCCTCTGGGACATGGACGGCACCATCGTGGACACGGAGCCCTACTGGATGGTGGCGGAGCAGGAGCTGGTCGGCTCGTTCGGCGGCACGTGGACCCACGAGGACGGCCTCCGACTCATCGGCAACGGCCTGCCGGACTCGGCGCGCATCCTCCAGGCGGCAGGCGTCGACCTGCCCGTGGACGAGATCATCGGGCGCCTCAGCGACCGCGTCATGGAGCAGATCCTCGTCGAGGTGCCGTGGCGCCCGGGTGCGCGCGAGCTCCTCCGCGGGATCCGCGACGCCGGCGTCCCCACCGCGCTCGTCACCATGTCCATCGGCCGCATGGCCCGCCAGGTCGCCGAGGCCGTCCCGTTCGACGCGTTCGACCGCGTGGTCGCCGGCGACGACGTGACGCACAGCAAGCCCCACCCCGAGGCCTACCTCACCGCCGCCCGCCTGCTCGGCGTCGACGTCCGCGACTGCGTCGCCATCGAGGACTCCGCCCCCGGCGTCGCCTCCGCGGCCGCCTCCGGCGCCACGGTGATCGCCGTGCCGCATCACGTCCCGCTCCCGGCGGACGACGCGTACGTCCTCTGGGACACCCTCGCCGGCCGCTCGCTCGCCGACGTCGAGGCCGCGCACGCCGACCGCCGCGCGCGCGCCGCGTCCGCTTCCGCCGCGACCCGGGACGGGGTGCGCGCATGA
- a CDS encoding tRNA (adenine-N1)-methyltransferase, which produces MTVDTSAARFSGPFRAGDRVQLTGPKGRLNTILLEPGKVFHTHRGMIDHDDLIGLPDGSVVTNSAGIECLALRPLLSDVVMSMPRGAAIIYPKDAAQILGLADVFPGATVVEAGVGSGALSMWLLRALGPTGTLLSFERREEFADVARGNVASYFGHSPENWSITLGDLAEALPTVTEPHSVDRVVLDMLAPWECVDAVAEALTPGGVLLCYVATVTQLSRVAEALRDTGLFTNPDASETMIRGWHVEGLAVRPEHRMIGHTGFLITARRLAPGSVLPQLKRRASKSDFSDEDMEAWTPGSLGERRVSDKVLRKRVRIAEHGAELAGARDAGDEGGPAVPADAADAAGPADPSA; this is translated from the coding sequence ATGACCGTCGACACCTCGGCCGCGCGCTTCAGCGGCCCCTTCCGCGCGGGCGACCGCGTCCAGCTCACCGGCCCGAAGGGCCGCCTCAACACGATCCTGCTCGAGCCCGGCAAGGTGTTCCACACCCACCGCGGCATGATCGACCACGACGACCTCATCGGCCTGCCCGACGGCAGCGTCGTCACCAACAGCGCCGGCATCGAGTGCCTCGCGCTCCGGCCGCTCCTCTCGGACGTCGTCATGTCGATGCCGCGGGGCGCCGCGATCATCTACCCGAAGGACGCCGCGCAGATCCTCGGCCTCGCCGACGTGTTCCCCGGCGCGACCGTCGTCGAGGCGGGCGTCGGATCCGGCGCCCTCTCGATGTGGCTGCTCCGCGCCCTCGGCCCGACCGGCACGCTGCTCTCCTTCGAGCGCCGCGAGGAGTTCGCGGACGTCGCCCGCGGCAACGTCGCGAGCTACTTCGGACACAGCCCGGAGAACTGGTCCATCACGCTCGGCGACCTCGCCGAGGCGCTGCCGACCGTCACCGAGCCGCACTCGGTCGACCGGGTCGTGCTCGACATGCTGGCCCCGTGGGAGTGCGTCGACGCGGTCGCCGAGGCGCTCACGCCGGGCGGCGTGCTGCTCTGCTACGTCGCGACCGTCACGCAGCTCTCGCGCGTCGCCGAGGCGCTCCGCGACACGGGCCTCTTCACGAACCCGGACGCGAGCGAGACCATGATCCGCGGCTGGCACGTCGAGGGCCTCGCGGTCCGCCCCGAGCACCGCATGATCGGGCACACCGGCTTCCTCATCACGGCCCGCCGCCTGGCGCCCGGATCCGTCCTGCCGCAGCTCAAGCGCCGCGCGTCGAAGTCCGACTTCAGCGACGAGGACATGGAGGCGTGGACCCCCGGATCTCTCGGGGAGCGCCGCGTGAGCGACAAGGTGCTGCGCAAGCGCGTCCGCATCGCGGAGCACGGCGCGGAGCTCGCGGGCGCGCGGGACGCGGGCGACGAGGGCGGCCCGGCCGTCCCCGCCGACGCGGCCGACGCGGCCGGGCCCGCCGACCCCAGCGCCTAG
- a CDS encoding FKBP-type peptidyl-prolyl cis-trans isomerase, whose protein sequence is MRRSAALTVCAGLVLSLAACAPSGSGSDAASDCTPLARSGSSSSTVSATGDVGSAPESVTFPTPLKPADVEVSTLVEGDGPRVQSRQGITAAASIVDGTTGDTLAQYARISPNSRTTGSDVFTTASLREGLPYLEEAMECMPVGSRLAVAVPVATVFPGQDLSAQGLEPTDGLVLVVDITSSYPERATGDPQPAQAGFPSVVTTDDGIPGVTIPPSTPPAEYRDALLRAGDGDEVAEGDVVTMQYTGVVWGTSTSAERQAVFGSSWTGGGPLQVPATASAGGASAGAQALVVTPGLAKALVGKHVGDQVIAVVPPGDGFGDQAAPKVPAGSTLVYVVDILGTSKQSK, encoded by the coding sequence GTGCGCCGTTCCGCCGCGCTCACCGTCTGCGCAGGGCTCGTCCTGTCGCTCGCCGCCTGCGCCCCGTCCGGGTCCGGATCCGATGCGGCGTCCGACTGCACGCCCCTCGCCCGGTCCGGCAGCTCGTCGAGCACGGTCTCGGCCACGGGCGACGTCGGCAGCGCGCCGGAGTCGGTCACGTTCCCCACGCCGCTGAAGCCCGCGGACGTCGAGGTCTCGACACTCGTCGAGGGCGACGGTCCCCGGGTGCAGTCGCGCCAGGGCATCACGGCCGCCGCCTCTATCGTCGACGGGACGACGGGCGACACCCTCGCCCAGTACGCGCGCATCTCCCCGAACTCCCGCACCACGGGCTCGGACGTGTTCACCACCGCCTCGCTCCGGGAGGGCCTGCCCTACCTCGAGGAGGCCATGGAGTGCATGCCGGTCGGCTCGCGCCTCGCCGTGGCCGTCCCGGTCGCCACGGTGTTCCCGGGCCAGGACCTCTCCGCCCAGGGCCTCGAGCCCACGGACGGCCTCGTCCTCGTCGTCGACATCACGTCGTCCTACCCCGAGCGCGCGACGGGCGATCCCCAGCCCGCGCAGGCCGGCTTCCCCTCCGTCGTCACCACCGACGACGGCATCCCCGGCGTGACCATCCCGCCGAGCACCCCGCCCGCCGAGTACCGCGACGCCCTGCTCCGCGCGGGCGACGGCGACGAGGTGGCCGAGGGCGACGTCGTCACGATGCAGTACACGGGCGTCGTCTGGGGCACGAGCACGTCGGCCGAGAGGCAGGCCGTGTTCGGATCGAGCTGGACCGGCGGCGGACCGCTGCAGGTGCCGGCCACGGCCAGCGCGGGCGGCGCGTCCGCCGGCGCGCAGGCGCTCGTCGTCACGCCGGGGCTCGCGAAGGCGCTCGTCGGCAAGCACGTCGGCGACCAGGTCATCGCGGTCGTCCCCCCGGGCGACGGCTTCGGCGACCAGGCGGCCCCGAAGGTGCCCGCCGGTTCCACGCTCGTCTACGTGGTGGATATCCTCGGGACGAGCAAGCAGAGCAAGTAA
- a CDS encoding YafY family protein, with product MPGTSRRPTVPVEERLFSLVLALLATEQGLTKNEVLSSVQGYRQRYAAGGDNANLERQFERDKDDIRDLGVPLETVEAPGQEGNNQLLRYRIPRGAYELPADLSFTPEETTLLNLAAMVWREGSLSGESRRALIKLRSLGVESDDPVIGYAPRLRTREAAFAPLSVALERHVLVTFGYLKPGERLPRIRTVAPLALVQHQGRWHLHGIDQDAQGPRTFLLSRIVDRVRVTSRGFTPEGEDHAERALADLDRVWANGVGEVAVAPGSDAEIRLRRRRGTEDLGDGRLRVHYSDTNLFADEVAGFGPEARVIAPPRLRDAVRSRLAETIAAHREDAS from the coding sequence GTGCCAGGAACATCCCGCCGTCCGACCGTGCCGGTCGAGGAGCGCCTCTTCAGCCTCGTGCTGGCGCTGCTCGCCACCGAGCAGGGGCTGACCAAGAACGAGGTCCTCTCCAGCGTCCAGGGCTACCGCCAGCGGTACGCCGCGGGCGGGGACAACGCCAACCTCGAGCGCCAGTTCGAGCGCGACAAGGACGACATCCGCGACCTCGGCGTCCCGCTCGAGACGGTCGAGGCGCCAGGCCAGGAGGGGAACAACCAGCTCCTGCGCTACCGGATCCCGCGCGGCGCCTACGAGCTCCCGGCCGACCTCTCCTTCACCCCCGAGGAGACGACGCTCCTCAACCTCGCGGCCATGGTGTGGCGCGAGGGCTCGCTCTCGGGGGAGTCGCGGCGGGCGCTCATCAAGCTCCGCTCGCTCGGCGTGGAGTCGGACGACCCGGTCATCGGCTACGCACCCCGCCTGCGCACGCGCGAGGCGGCGTTCGCGCCGCTGAGCGTGGCCCTCGAGCGGCACGTCCTCGTCACCTTCGGCTACCTCAAGCCGGGCGAGCGCCTGCCGCGGATCCGCACGGTGGCGCCGCTCGCGCTCGTGCAGCACCAGGGGCGCTGGCACCTGCACGGCATCGACCAGGACGCGCAGGGGCCCCGGACGTTCCTCCTGTCCCGCATCGTCGACCGCGTCCGCGTCACGAGCCGCGGCTTCACCCCGGAGGGCGAGGACCACGCCGAGCGCGCCCTCGCCGACCTCGACCGGGTGTGGGCCAACGGCGTGGGTGAGGTGGCGGTGGCACCCGGATCGGATGCCGAGATCCGCCTCCGCCGGCGCCGCGGCACCGAGGACCTGGGCGACGGCCGCCTGCGCGTCCACTACTCGGACACCAACCTGTTCGCGGACGAGGTGGCCGGCTTCGGGCCCGAAGCGCGCGTCATCGCCCCGCCCCGGCTCCGGGACGCCGTCCGCTCCCGACTCGCCGAGACCATCGCCGCCCACCGTGAGGACGCCTCGTGA
- a CDS encoding YafY family protein → MTDRAAPLQAQDKLAFLLALVPYLTDHGRVSVSQAAAHFRVPPEQIRQAVRLIAVSGVPGSTASYQHGDLFDIAWDDFEDNDQIVITHMVAIDDSPRFSAREAAALIAGLQYVSSQADASDLDLVGQLMAKLARGSSASPSQVAVAAGGGDGTREDLRRAIADERRVEFDYRSPRGGTERRVVDPLRLESMDEDWYLRGWDLARGAVRTFRLDRLDELVVTDLPPEHRPQDVVLGDTLFEPSPDDLRVTLEVAEGAVPLLGDFVGDERPVPVAGRPGRVSVTVRVAHYQGLVRLVAGMAGVVVVTSPPEARRAVAEWAERAAAAYDDAD, encoded by the coding sequence GTGACCGACCGCGCCGCGCCGCTCCAGGCGCAGGACAAGCTGGCGTTCCTGCTGGCGCTCGTGCCGTACCTCACCGACCACGGCCGGGTCAGCGTCAGCCAGGCAGCGGCCCACTTCCGGGTGCCGCCCGAGCAGATCCGCCAGGCCGTGCGCCTCATCGCGGTCTCCGGCGTGCCCGGCTCCACCGCGTCGTACCAGCACGGCGACCTGTTCGACATCGCGTGGGACGACTTCGAGGACAACGACCAGATCGTCATCACGCACATGGTCGCGATCGACGACTCGCCGCGCTTCTCCGCGCGGGAGGCGGCCGCGCTCATCGCCGGGCTCCAGTACGTGTCGTCCCAGGCGGACGCGAGCGACCTCGACCTCGTGGGCCAGCTCATGGCGAAGCTCGCGCGCGGGTCGTCGGCGAGTCCCAGCCAGGTCGCCGTGGCGGCGGGCGGCGGCGACGGCACGCGGGAGGACCTCCGCCGCGCCATCGCCGACGAGCGCCGCGTGGAGTTCGACTACCGGAGCCCGCGGGGCGGCACGGAGCGCCGGGTCGTGGATCCGCTCCGCCTCGAGTCGATGGACGAGGACTGGTACCTGCGCGGCTGGGACCTGGCCCGCGGCGCCGTCCGTACCTTCCGCCTCGACCGCCTCGATGAGCTCGTCGTCACCGACCTCCCGCCGGAGCACCGGCCGCAGGACGTGGTGCTCGGCGACACGCTGTTCGAGCCGAGCCCCGACGACCTGCGCGTGACGCTCGAGGTCGCGGAGGGCGCGGTGCCGCTGCTCGGCGACTTCGTGGGCGACGAGCGACCGGTGCCCGTCGCGGGCCGGCCCGGTCGCGTGTCCGTCACCGTCCGCGTCGCGCACTACCAGGGCCTCGTGCGCCTGGTCGCGGGCATGGCGGGCGTCGTGGTCGTCACCTCGCCCCCCGAGGCGCGCCGGGCCGTGGCCGAGTGGGCCGAGCGCGCCGCGGCCGCGTACGACGACGCGGACTGA
- the tatA gene encoding Sec-independent protein translocase subunit TatA, producing MLGNLTGWHLVIILVVIVLLFGSTKLPALAKSVGQSMRIFKGEVKTMKEESGSDRRDDLRDEDRRREDDRARDAAPRDYVRPGETRVDEPRYDAPRYDSPRDGGDSRPRA from the coding sequence ATGCTCGGAAACCTGACCGGATGGCACCTCGTCATCATCCTCGTCGTCATCGTGCTGCTCTTCGGTTCGACCAAGCTGCCGGCCCTCGCGAAAAGCGTGGGCCAGTCCATGCGCATCTTCAAGGGCGAGGTGAAGACCATGAAGGAGGAGAGTGGCTCCGACCGCCGCGACGACCTCCGCGACGAGGACCGCCGCCGCGAGGACGACCGCGCCCGCGACGCCGCGCCGCGCGACTACGTCCGCCCCGGCGAGACCCGCGTCGACGAGCCCCGCTACGACGCCCCGCGCTACGACTCCCCGCGCGACGGCGGGGACTCCCGCCCCCGCGCCTGA
- the tatC gene encoding twin-arginine translocase subunit TatC — protein MSLVQHLVELKKRLFIAGIAILLAMVAGWFLSSFVLEALRQPIETINAEQGRNASLNFPTITSAFDLRLQIALYVGLIISSPVWLYQIFAFLVPGLTKRERRYTFGFFFSAVPLFLGGCAAGWFVLPHIVALLTQFAGDGDSSFITAREYFDFVLKLVFAVGIAFVLPVFLVLFNFMGILSGVTIIRSWRIAILLIILFCAIATPAADVMSMFLLAIPMTLLYLVAAGIALLNDRHRARRDAKLAADLMS, from the coding sequence ATGTCCCTCGTCCAGCACCTGGTCGAGCTCAAGAAGCGCCTGTTCATCGCGGGCATCGCCATCCTGCTCGCGATGGTGGCGGGCTGGTTCCTCTCCTCGTTCGTGCTCGAGGCGCTCCGGCAGCCCATCGAGACGATCAACGCGGAGCAGGGGCGGAACGCCAGCCTCAACTTCCCCACCATCACGTCCGCGTTCGACCTGCGCCTGCAGATCGCGCTGTACGTGGGCCTCATCATCTCGAGCCCCGTATGGCTCTACCAGATCTTCGCCTTCCTGGTGCCCGGCCTCACGAAGAGGGAGCGTCGCTACACGTTCGGGTTCTTCTTCTCCGCGGTGCCGCTGTTCCTCGGCGGATGCGCGGCCGGATGGTTCGTGCTGCCGCACATCGTCGCGCTGCTCACGCAGTTCGCCGGTGACGGGGACTCGTCCTTCATCACGGCGCGCGAGTACTTCGACTTCGTCCTGAAGCTCGTGTTCGCGGTGGGCATCGCGTTCGTCCTGCCGGTGTTCCTGGTGCTGTTCAACTTCATGGGCATCCTGTCGGGCGTCACGATCATCAGGTCGTGGCGCATCGCGATCTTGCTGATCATCCTGTTCTGCGCGATCGCGACGCCGGCCGCGGACGTCATGTCGATGTTCCTGCTGGCCATCCCCATGACGCTGCTCTACCTGGTCGCCGCCGGCATCGCGCTGCTGAACGACCGCCACCGCGCGCGTCGGGACGCGAAGCTCGCCGCCGACCTCATGTCCTGA